In a single window of the Diabrotica undecimpunctata isolate CICGRU chromosome 11, icDiaUnde3, whole genome shotgun sequence genome:
- the LOC140452868 gene encoding uncharacterized protein has translation MAANLNAKIRKRGGIKHKLTKFQNYFEPLYNRFLTNQEFDNKEIIELKIRLGKVESLETEFEEIQAVIEDICPDDELEAQREEADIFLNTLIDCVARTQEVVKKIESNSIPQTLGSVNNNSQSFNENAIKLPPIKCPSFNCEFSKWLEFKDTFEALFHNNLTLSEIQKYHYLRSCLGEEALKIIQSLEFAAHNYQDAWQLLCDRFDNKRLLVNNHLKHLFEIESLPKESAVGLRGLIDYVNKHIRALKTLQLPTEHWDAMIVHMISLKLDKNTNREWEQSRTDKMLPSLASFFEFLKNRADFLETIETNSTRENKDTRLSGHKSKTRHHSFLASSSENTWELKCNYCKQKHSIYTCDQFLKLSVAERWHKIKQLKLCTNCLCHGHFNTHCQKGNCKFCKGKHNSLLHHKKSNSFNNNSADNQNNSEDFVNSESKQSDQFNGSSIICGNTVFNDNYVILPTAIVDVQDKTGKFHKVQAILDVGSQCSFISDNLCKKLNLKTNRIDVSVSGIAGINSNLRYKCEVLIKSNIHNFQTVLNCIIVERISSNLPSCNFDISNWHIPEGIALANPMFNCPRNVDLLIGADLFWEIVLNERINLGRNLPHLVNTVFGYVVSGPINIPMKKEVNCNFLINDDLQKFWFVEEIHHEQKQMSQEDLFCEDYFNKTVSRDPSGKFIVRFPLKLEATQLGESKNLAVKRLLFQEKKLEKNDVLKSKYSEFMDEYLNLQHMRQLTQKESSQFRCFLPHFAVFREDSLTTDVRIVFDGSAKTDSGISLNDIQYTGPAIQNDIFKIMLRFRQHKFVVIADVEKMYRQILIHPEERYLQNILWRQNPNEDLALFELQTVTYGTTSAPYLAIKCIKQLASDYKHDYPIASELIDRDMYVDDLITGFTSEEHGIEICNQISMILKSASFKLRKWASNSQDILKGLQDTSDEFSILELGESDRLKTLGIQWISNTDVLTYNVSTSSNKQPITKRSLLSNIAKIYDPLGLISPCIILVKILIQQLWLLDLDWDDELPRDLLYKWVTFKSKLSVLNKINIPRYIMCDKIVHMELHAFSDASKDAYSAVLYVRTVDENGTVYVRLLCSKTRVSPIKVLTVPRLELCGALALARLVNQVSNALKCQCNVFYWCDSQIVLWWLNTEANKLQVFVSNRVSEIQTLSNISNWSYVNTKENPADVASRGMYPDELSNCKVWWNGPSFLYEKPFWPRLFQAGDNKELPEIRKICHTLVVTEQLLLFQRFSSLNRLKRVFAYCLRFITNLKERTRTKGPLSVLEMENSMLCLTKLAQKESFKNEIFIISQQKNLPHKHRLLSLSPFLDSNSFLRVGGRLKNSSLSFDEKHPYLLDGKHLFTKLIFHAEHLRLQHAGPQLLLFSVREKFWATAGMCLAKKVVRNCIQCFKNKPRQTASIMADLPKHRVQISKPFANTGIDYAGPVLLRDRKGRPYKTYKAYICLFICFATKGVHIELVTELTSEAFLATFRRFAARRGTPNHLYSDNGSNFVGAYKELQKLYKFLDNSQSEFVTICSQQKISWHFIPPNTPHFGGLWESNIKNIKHHLHRVIGESILTFEEYSTLLTQIEATLNSRPLYPMSSDPNDLNPITPSHLLIGHALTSPPDPLYESITINRLSRFQLLQQMNQSFWKRWSCFYLSELQKRHKWKTGKMDVNIGDLVVVKHDNLPSIKWILGRIVDVHPGDDGVVRVVTIKTSQNTFKRGVSKICPLPSPNDDVF, from the coding sequence TTTAAATGCAAAGATACGGAAGCGTGGAGGTATTAAACATAAGCTAACTAaatttcaaaactattttgaacCATTATATAATCGATTTCTAACAAATCAAGAATTTGATAATAAAGAGATAATAGAATTAAAAATCAGATTAGGTAAAGTAGAATCATTAGAAACGGAATTTGAAGAGATTCAAGCCGTGATTGAGGACATTTGTCCAGACGATGAACTTGAGGCACAACGTGAAgaggcagacatatttttaaacactctAATAGATTGTGTAGCTAGGACACAAGAGGTTGTTAAAAAGATTGAAAGTAATTCAATTCCCCAAACCTTAGGGTCAGTAAATAATAATAGTCAATCTTTTAACGAAAATgcaattaaattaccacccattAAATGCCCTTCTTTTAATTGTGAATTTAGTAAATGGCTAGAATTCAAAGATACATTTGAAGCACTTTTTCATAACAACCTTACGCTTTCAGAAATTCAAAAATATCACTATTTAAGGTCATGCTTAGGTGAAGAAGCCTTGAAAATTATCCAAAGTTTAGAATTTGCAGCACATAATTACCAGGATGCCTGGCAGTTATTGTGTGACCGATTTGACAATAAAAGATTGTTAGTTAATAatcatttaaaacatttatttgaaattgaGTCCTTACCCAAAGAATCAGCAGTAGGGTTAAGAGGGCTTATTGATTATGTAAACAAGCATATTAGAGCGTTAAAAACATTGCAACTTCCTACTGAGCATTGGGATGCTATGATTGTTCATATGATTTCTTTAAAGCTAGATAAAAATACAAATCGGGAATGGGAACAATCACGTACAGATAAGATGTTGCCGAGTTTAgctagtttttttgagtttttgaaaAATAGAGCAGATTTTTTGGAAACAATAGAAACAAATAGCactagagaaaataaagacacgCGACTAAGTGGTCATAAAAGTAAAACACGTCATCATTCATTTTTAGCTAGCAGTTCAGAAAATACTTGGGAACTAAAATGTAATTATTGCAAACAAAAACATTCTATTTATACTTGTgaccaatttttaaaattgtcagTAGCTGAAAGATGGCACAAAATAAAACAATTGAAACTGTGTACTAATTGTTTATGTCATGGCCATTTTAATACACACTGCCAGAAAGGAAACTGTAAGTTTTGTAAGGGTAAGCACAATTCATTATTACATCATAAGAAATCTAACTCCTTTAATAACAATTCTGCTGATAATCAAAACAATTCTGAGGATTTTGTTAACTCAGAATCTAAACAAAGTGATCAGTTCAATGGGTCATCCATTATTTGTGGTAATACTGTatttaatgacaattatgttatttTACCTACTGCAATTGTTGATGTTCAAGATAAGACAGGTAAATTTCATAAAGTCCAAGCCATCTTGGATGTGGGTAGTCAGTGTTCATTTATATCTGACAAtttgtgtaaaaaattaaatttgaaaaccAATCGCATTGATGTATCAGTATCTGGTATCGCTggtattaattctaatttacggTACAAATGTGAGGTACTAATAAAATCTAATATTCATAACTTTCAAACTGTCCTAAACTGTATCATTGTTGAAAGAATCTCAAGTAATTTACCATCTTGTAACTTCGATATTTCTAATTGGCACATTCCTGAAGGCATTGCACTTGCTAATCCTATGTTTAATTGTCCTAGAAATGTTGATCTATTAATTGGAGCGGATTTGTTTTGGGAGATTGTACTAAATGAAAGAATAAACCTCGGTCGAAATCTACCTCATCTAGTTAATACTGTCTTTGGCTATGTAGTATCAGGTCCGATAAATATTCCTATGAAAAAAGAGGTTAattgcaattttttaataaatgatgaTCTTCAAAAGTTCTGGTTTGTCGAGGAGATTCATCATGAACAGAAACAGATGTCACAGGAAGATTTGTTTTGTGAGGACTATTTCAATAAAACAGTTTCTCGAGATCCTTCTGGAAAATTTATTGTTCGTTTTCCACTAAAATTAGAAGCCACTCAATTAGGGGAATCAAAAAACTTAGCTGTTAAAAGACTGCTGTTTCAAGagaaaaaattggaaaagaatGATGTTTTAAAAAGCAAATACTCTGAATTTATGGATGAGTATTTAAACTTGCAACATATGAGGCAATTAACACAAAAGGAATCCAGTCAATTTCGATGTTTTTTACCCCATTTTGCTGTTTTCCGTGAAGACAGTCTTACTACTGACGTTAGGATTGTATTTGATGGTTCGGCTAAAACCGATTCTGGGATATCATTAAATGATATCCAATATACTGGGCCAGCCATTCAGaatgatatatttaaaattatgttgaGGTTTAGACAGCACAAGTTTGTTGTAATTGCTGATGTGGAAAAAATGTACCGTCAAATTTTGATACACCCTGAAGAAAGATATTTACAAAACATTCTTTGGCGACAAAATCCTAATGAGGACCTCGCATTATTTGAGTTGCAAACAGTTACTTATGGTACGACTAGTGCTCCCTATTTGGCCATAAAATGCATAAAACAATTAGCTTCTGACTATAAACATGATTACCCAATTGCTAGTGAATTGATTGACCGTGACATGTATGTAGATGATTTAATAACTGGCTTCACCAGTGAAGAACATGGAATAGAAATTTGTAATCAAATTTCGATGATATTAAAATCAGCTTCATTTAAATTAAGAAAATGGGCTTCTAATAGCCAagatattttaaagggtttaCAAGATACATCTGATGAGTTTAGTATATTGGAACTAGGAGAGAGTGATAGGCTTAAAACTTTAGGAATTCAATGGATTAGTAATACTGATGTCTTAACATACAATGTTTCAACATCCAGTAATAAACAACCTATTACTAAAAGAAGTTTACTTAGTAATATTGCTAAGATATATGACCCTTTAGGTTTAATAAGTCCATGTATTATTCTAGTTAAGATATTAATTCAACAATTATGGTTGCTTGATTTAGATTGGGATGATGAACTACCACGAGACCTGCTCTATAAATGGGTaacatttaaatcaaaattgtctgttcttaataaaataaatattcccaGGTATATTATGTGTGATAAAATAGTTCACATGGAGCTGCATGCCTTCAGTGATGCTAGCAAAGATGCTTATAGTGCAGTTTTATATGTTCGAACGGTTGATGAAAATGGAACAGTGTATGTCAGATTGCTATGTTCCAAAACCAGAGTGTCACCTATAAAAGTATTAACGGTTCCTAGATTAGAGTTATGTGGTGCTTTAGCACTAGCTCGCTTAGTCAATCAAGTGTCAAACGCACTTAAATGTCAATGCAATGTTTTTTATTGGTGCGATTCTCAGATAGTATTGTGGTGGTTGAATACAGAGGCCAATAAACTACAAGTTTTTGTAAGCAATAGGGTCTCAGAAATTCAAACGCTGAGCAATATATCGAATTGGAGCTATGTCAATACTAAAGAAAATCCTGCTGATGTAGCATCTCGTGGCATGTATCCAGATGAACTATCCAATTGCAAGGTATGGTGGAATGGAccctcatttttatatgaaaaaccaTTCTGGCCACGATTATTTCAAGCTGGAGATAACAAGGAGCTTCCAGAAATCCGTAAAATTTGTCACACGCTTGTTGTTACCGAACAATTATTATTGTTTCAACGGTTCTCCTCTCTTAATAGATTAAAACGAGTTTTTGCATATTGCTTACGCTTCATTACAAACCTAAAGGAACGTACAAGGACAAAAGGTCCTCTTAGCGTTCTAGAGATGGAAAACAGTATGTTATGTTTAACTAAATTAGCACAAAaggaaagttttaaaaatgaaatttttattattagtcAACAAAAAAATTTGCCTCATAAACATAGGTTACTTTCTCTAAGTCCATTTTTAGATTCAAACAGTTTTCTGAGAGTAGGGGGTAGACTTAAAAATTCCTCTTTGTCATTTGATGAAAAGCATCCATATCTCCTAGATGGTAAACATTTATTCACTAAATTAATATTTCACGCCGAACATTTACGATTACAACATGCAGGTCCACAACTTTTATTGTTTTCAGTACGTGAGAAGTTCTGGGCGACTGCTGGCAtgtgtcttgccaagaaggtggTACGAAATTGCatacaatgttttaaaaataaacctaGACAAACCGCCTCAATCATGGCTGACCTCCCTAAACATAGGGTTCAAATTTCAAAACCTTTTGCAAATACTGGAATTGATTACGCTGGTCCAGTACTGTTGCGTGATAGAAAGGGCCGACCTTATAAAACTTATAAGgcatatatttgtttatttatatgttttgccACTAAGGGTGTTCACATTGAGCTGGTCACTGAGTTAACGAGTGAAGCATTTCTTGCTACATTTAGAAGGTTTGCCGCTCGACGTGGTACTCCTAATCATTTATATTCCGATAATGGATCTAATTTTGTTGGAGCTTATAAAGAGCTGCAAAAGTTATATAAGTTTTTAGACAATTCTCAATCTGAGTTTGTTACAATCTGTTCACAGCAAAAAATTTCGTGGCATTTTATTCCACCAAATACTCCACATTTTGGAGGTCTTTGGGAGTCAAATATcaaaaacattaaacatcatCTCCACAGAGTAATAGGAGAATCTATTTTAACATTTGAGGAGTATTCAACACTATTAACGCAAATTGAGGCAACATTAAACTCTAGACCTTTGTATCCTATGTCCTCAGATCCCAACGATTTAAACCCAATTACCCCTTCTCACCTATTGATTGGACATGCTCTCACATCACCTCCTGACCCACTATATGAAAGTATTACAATTAACCGGCTGTCCAGATTTCAATTATTGCAGCAAATGAATCAAAGCTTTTGGAAAAGATGGTCCTGTTTTTATCTATCTGAACTGCAGAAACGACACAAATGGAAAACTGGGAAAATGGATGTCAATATTGGTGACCTGGTCGTCGTAAAGCATGATAACCTGCCTTCTATTAAatggattttgggaagaattGTTGATGTCCATCCAGGCGATGATGGTGTAGTGCGGGTAGTGACTATAAAAACTTCGCAAAATACTTTTAAACGGGGTGTTTCGAAAATTTGTCCACTCCCTTCTCCTAATGACGATGTGTTTTGA